A single Methylobacterium sp. 17Sr1-1 DNA region contains:
- a CDS encoding FAD-dependent monooxygenase: MSDASSSTDVVIVGGGPVGTGLAIDLAQRGIRSILVERSPEPQPIPRGQNLTQRTMEHFHFWGCEAELRAARTVPRGYGIGGLTAYGTLLGGHTYDWLQRELVRPYYFTDNERLPQYATEAVLRRRAAALPAIEALYGWSAEGVTQEETGIRVDIAARDGAGRRSVRGAYAVGCDGSRSVVREAAGITQTRQDHDRLMVLLVFRSHELHRLLERFPGKSFYNVLHPELKGYWRFFGRVDLGTTWFFHAPVPPGTTRDNYDFAALLHEAVGATFDVAIEHVGFWDLRFATADSYRAGRLFIAGDAAHSHPPYGGYGINTGFEDAANLAWKLAATLQGWAGPDLLDSYTAERRPVFASTARDFIERAIRDDRDFLETHDPARDPAAFAAAWSARGSGAKSEVGAYAPHYAGSPIVPAEPGAAPSAVGTHAYAARAGRHLTPLTLTDGRSTYDALGPGFTLLAIGEGRRQAGAFARAASDLGVPLSVVEDPGSDDLSRYEADLILVRPDQFVAFAGAGPAGDPVGILERAVGGTAP, translated from the coding sequence ATGTCCGACGCTTCTTCTTCCACCGACGTCGTCATCGTGGGCGGCGGTCCCGTCGGGACCGGGCTCGCCATCGACCTCGCCCAGCGCGGCATCCGCTCCATCCTCGTCGAGCGCTCCCCCGAGCCGCAGCCGATCCCGCGCGGCCAGAACCTGACCCAGCGCACGATGGAGCATTTCCACTTCTGGGGCTGCGAGGCGGAGCTGCGCGCCGCCCGGACGGTGCCGCGCGGCTACGGCATCGGCGGGCTCACCGCCTACGGCACGCTGCTCGGCGGCCACACCTACGACTGGCTCCAGCGCGAGCTGGTGCGGCCCTACTACTTCACCGACAACGAGCGCCTGCCGCAATACGCCACCGAGGCGGTCCTGCGCCGCCGCGCCGCGGCCCTGCCGGCGATCGAGGCCCTCTACGGCTGGTCGGCCGAGGGCGTGACGCAGGAGGAGACCGGGATCCGGGTCGACATCGCGGCGCGGGACGGCGCGGGGCGGCGGAGCGTGCGCGGGGCCTACGCGGTCGGCTGCGACGGCAGCCGCTCGGTGGTGCGCGAGGCGGCCGGCATCACCCAGACCCGCCAGGACCACGACCGCCTGATGGTGCTGCTGGTCTTCCGCTCGCACGAGCTGCACCGGCTGCTCGAACGCTTCCCCGGCAAGTCGTTCTACAACGTGCTGCACCCGGAGCTGAAGGGCTACTGGCGCTTCTTCGGCCGGGTCGATCTCGGCACGACCTGGTTCTTCCACGCGCCGGTGCCGCCGGGCACCACCCGCGACAACTACGATTTCGCCGCCCTGCTGCACGAGGCGGTCGGCGCGACGTTCGACGTCGCGATCGAGCATGTCGGCTTCTGGGACCTGCGCTTCGCCACCGCCGACAGCTACCGCGCCGGGCGCCTGTTCATCGCGGGCGACGCCGCCCACAGCCACCCGCCCTACGGCGGCTACGGCATCAATACGGGCTTCGAGGACGCCGCCAACCTGGCCTGGAAGCTCGCCGCGACGCTGCAAGGCTGGGCCGGCCCGGACCTGCTCGATTCCTACACCGCCGAGCGACGGCCGGTCTTCGCCTCGACGGCGCGCGACTTCATCGAGCGGGCGATCCGCGACGACCGCGACTTCCTGGAGACCCACGATCCCGCCCGCGATCCCGCCGCCTTCGCGGCCGCCTGGAGCGCGCGGGGCAGCGGCGCGAAATCCGAGGTCGGCGCCTACGCGCCGCATTATGCCGGCTCGCCGATCGTGCCGGCCGAGCCGGGTGCCGCCCCGAGCGCCGTCGGCACGCATGCCTACGCGGCCCGGGCCGGCCGCCATCTCACGCCGCTCACGCTCACCGACGGGCGCAGCACCTACGACGCGCTCGGCCCCGGCTTCACCCTCCTGGCGATCGGCGAGGGCCGGCGGCAGGCCGGCGCCTTCGCCCGGGCAGCCTCGGATCTCGGCGTGCCGCTGAGCGTGGTCGAGGATCCGGGCTCGGACGACCTGTCGCGCTACGAGGCGGACCTGATCCTGGTGCGGCCCGACCAGTTCGTGGCCTTCGCGGGCGCCGGTCCCGCCGGCGATCCGGTGGGGATCCTGGAGCGAGCGGTCGGCGGGACGGCGCCGTAG
- a CDS encoding protein-methionine-sulfoxide reductase heme-binding subunit MsrQ, whose protein sequence is MTVHPRIAAPRPASPRIDWPWLDRAGRLSRFKLAVFLLALAPGLWFTAAYALDRLGAKPLTAYLHAMGDWSVRFLILSLAVTPMRRIANAPKLILVRRMLGLTALAYALVHFTLYVADQKFDLARVASEIVFRIYLTIGFVGLLGLTVLGVTSTDGMIRRLGKTWPRLHRLVYPLTALALLHFFLQSKIDVSSPVYWSGLFLALMGWRLMHQLKVPSTPLPLLGLSLAAGLATAGLETAWYALATGVPAGAVLAANLDFSYDVRPAWWVLATVILIVPLNLWQNRTASGGRGPVGRPAPAR, encoded by the coding sequence ATGACCGTCCACCCCCGGATCGCCGCTCCCCGCCCCGCCTCGCCGCGCATCGACTGGCCGTGGCTCGACCGGGCCGGCCGCCTGTCGCGGTTCAAGCTCGCGGTGTTCCTCCTCGCGTTGGCGCCCGGGCTGTGGTTCACCGCCGCCTACGCCCTCGACCGGCTGGGGGCAAAGCCCCTCACCGCCTACTTGCACGCCATGGGCGACTGGTCGGTGCGGTTCCTGATCCTGTCGCTCGCCGTCACGCCGATGCGGCGCATCGCCAATGCGCCGAAGCTGATCCTGGTGCGGCGGATGCTCGGGCTCACCGCGCTCGCCTACGCGCTGGTCCATTTCACCCTGTACGTCGCCGACCAGAAGTTCGACCTCGCCCGGGTGGCGAGCGAGATCGTGTTCCGCATCTACCTCACCATCGGGTTCGTCGGCCTGCTCGGCCTGACGGTGCTCGGCGTCACCTCGACCGACGGCATGATCCGCCGCCTCGGCAAGACCTGGCCGCGGCTGCACCGGCTGGTCTACCCGCTCACCGCCCTGGCGCTGCTGCACTTCTTCCTGCAATCGAAGATCGACGTCTCGAGCCCGGTCTACTGGAGCGGCCTGTTCCTCGCCCTGATGGGCTGGCGGCTGATGCACCAGCTCAAGGTGCCGAGCACGCCGCTGCCGCTCTTGGGCCTCAGCCTCGCGGCCGGCCTCGCCACGGCGGGTCTCGAGACGGCCTGGTACGCGCTCGCCACCGGGGTGCCGGCCGGCGCGGTGCTGGCCGCCAATCTCGACTTCTCCTACGACGTGCGGCCGGCCTGGTGGGTGCTCGCCACGGTGATCCTGATCGTGCCGCTCAACCTGTGGCAGAACCGGACGGCCTCGGGGGGGCGGGGCCCCGTCGGGCGGCCGGCGCCGGCGCGCTGA
- a CDS encoding alpha/beta hydrolase produces the protein MRLPLLAAALLSATTASAAPSYGPELEGFDYPYPVKRHAFASQGQDLSMAYMEVVPERPNGRTVVLLHGKNFCAATWGDTAAVLARDGYRVLALDQVGFCKSTKPLGYQFSFNQLATNTHDLLAALGIGRAAIVGHSMGGMLAARYALMFPDSVEQLVMVDPLGLEDWQAKGVPYQTIDAAYAAERKTSAAGIKAYQLKFYYNGEWKPAYDRWVEMQAGLYAGPGAERVAWNQAQTSDMVFTQPVVHEFDRLRVPTVLMVGTKDRTAPGGNRAAPEVAQTLGRYDLLGPEAAARIKGARLVMFEGLGHSPQVEAPDQFYAALLRELAAK, from the coding sequence ATGCGCCTCCCGCTCCTCGCCGCCGCCCTCCTCTCCGCCACGACGGCCTCGGCCGCGCCCTCCTACGGCCCCGAGCTCGAGGGCTTCGACTATCCCTATCCGGTGAAGCGCCACGCCTTCGCGTCGCAGGGGCAGGACCTGTCGATGGCCTACATGGAGGTGGTGCCGGAGCGGCCGAACGGCCGCACGGTCGTGCTGCTCCACGGCAAGAACTTCTGCGCCGCGACCTGGGGCGACACCGCCGCGGTGCTGGCGCGGGACGGCTACCGGGTGCTGGCCCTCGACCAGGTGGGCTTCTGCAAGTCGACGAAGCCCCTCGGCTACCAGTTCAGCTTCAACCAGCTCGCCACCAACACCCACGACCTGCTCGCGGCGCTCGGCATCGGGCGGGCCGCCATCGTCGGCCACTCGATGGGCGGGATGCTGGCGGCCCGCTACGCCCTGATGTTCCCCGATTCCGTCGAGCAGCTGGTGATGGTCGATCCCCTCGGGCTCGAGGACTGGCAGGCCAAGGGCGTGCCCTACCAGACCATCGACGCGGCCTACGCCGCCGAGCGCAAGACGAGCGCGGCCGGCATCAAGGCCTACCAGCTGAAGTTCTACTACAACGGCGAGTGGAAGCCGGCCTACGACCGCTGGGTCGAAATGCAGGCTGGGCTCTACGCCGGCCCGGGGGCCGAGCGCGTGGCCTGGAACCAGGCTCAGACCTCCGACATGGTGTTCACCCAGCCGGTGGTGCACGAGTTCGACCGCCTGCGCGTGCCGACGGTGCTGATGGTTGGGACCAAGGACCGGACGGCTCCGGGCGGCAACCGTGCCGCGCCGGAGGTAGCGCAGACGCTCGGACGCTACGACCTGCTCGGGCCCGAGGCGGCGGCGCGGATCAAGGGCGCGCGGCTGGTGATGTTCGAGGGCCTGGGCCACTCGCCCCAGGTCGAGGCGCCGGACCAGTTTTACGCCGCGCTGCTGCGGGAACTCGCGGCGAAATAG
- a CDS encoding RtcB family protein: MTGEDTVIDGANLIAWGFQPGRWFKQGIATANAMRTAGESDDAILARLRSLAPVEVPMRASGLPFGLFLDAETPSERANAAAVAAHMDALMRVPTIKAGAVMPDACPSGKEMGTIPVGGAVACENAIHPGFHSSDICCSVAVTVFARDDDPVTVLDAVQRVTHFGPGGRAVPVRPVFEGEADFSENPFLKDLGTVALKHFGSQGDGNHFAFVGRLKSTGQIALVTHHGSRGLGAQLYKRGMTAARRHTAIVAPEVPEHNAWIEADSREGQDYWRALQVVRSWTKANHAIIHAMVRQEIGNTVADAFWNEHNFVFQRADGLFYHGKGATPSWSGYAADDDGRTLIPLNMSEPILIAAHRDHEGSLGFAPHGAGRNASRTQHLRENGDALAGELAALQARGLDIRSYCGIPDHSELPSAYKDAASVRAQIAKYDLAQVVDEIEPYGSIMAGDWERDAPWRKGR, encoded by the coding sequence ATGACAGGAGAGGACACCGTGATCGATGGAGCGAATCTGATCGCGTGGGGCTTCCAGCCGGGGCGCTGGTTCAAGCAGGGCATCGCGACCGCCAACGCCATGCGTACCGCAGGCGAGAGCGACGACGCGATCCTCGCCCGCCTGCGGAGTCTCGCACCGGTCGAGGTCCCGATGCGCGCGAGCGGTCTGCCCTTCGGCCTGTTCCTCGATGCCGAGACGCCGTCCGAGCGAGCGAATGCCGCGGCGGTCGCGGCCCATATGGACGCGCTGATGCGGGTGCCGACGATCAAGGCCGGCGCCGTGATGCCGGATGCCTGCCCTTCCGGCAAGGAGATGGGCACGATCCCGGTCGGCGGCGCGGTGGCGTGCGAGAACGCCATCCATCCCGGTTTCCACTCGTCGGACATCTGCTGCTCGGTGGCGGTCACGGTCTTCGCGCGCGACGACGATCCGGTGACGGTGCTCGACGCCGTGCAGCGGGTCACGCATTTCGGACCCGGCGGCCGCGCCGTACCGGTTCGCCCGGTCTTCGAGGGCGAGGCGGACTTCTCGGAAAACCCGTTCCTGAAGGACCTCGGGACCGTCGCGCTCAAGCATTTCGGCAGCCAAGGCGACGGCAATCACTTCGCCTTCGTCGGCCGGCTCAAGTCGACGGGCCAGATCGCGCTCGTGACGCATCACGGCTCGCGCGGCCTCGGCGCGCAGCTCTACAAGCGCGGCATGACGGCGGCGCGGCGCCACACCGCGATCGTGGCGCCGGAGGTGCCGGAGCACAATGCCTGGATCGAGGCCGACAGCCGGGAGGGCCAGGATTACTGGCGGGCGCTCCAGGTCGTGCGGAGCTGGACGAAGGCCAATCACGCGATCATCCACGCGATGGTACGCCAGGAGATCGGCAACACGGTCGCCGACGCGTTCTGGAACGAGCACAACTTCGTGTTCCAGCGCGCCGACGGGTTGTTCTACCACGGCAAGGGCGCGACGCCGTCGTGGTCGGGCTACGCGGCGGACGATGACGGCAGGACCCTGATCCCGCTCAACATGAGCGAACCGATCCTCATCGCGGCACACCGCGACCACGAAGGCTCGCTCGGCTTCGCTCCTCACGGCGCCGGCCGCAACGCCTCGCGCACGCAGCACCTGCGAGAGAACGGGGACGCGCTCGCCGGGGAACTCGCGGCGTTGCAGGCGCGCGGCCTCGACATCCGGTCCTATTGCGGCATCCCTGACCATTCGGAGCTGCCCTCGGCCTACAAGGACGCTGCCTCGGTGCGGGCCCAGATCGCGAAATACGACCTGGCGCAGGTCGTCGACGAGATCGAGCCGTACGGGTCGATCATGGCCGGCGACTGGGAGCGCGACGCGCCGTGGCGCAAGGGGAGATGA
- a CDS encoding DNA polymerase III subunit gamma/tau: protein MDETSGTPSIDEPGLPGFSAAESRQPGRQPAPAYRVLARKYRPKDFDDLIGQGAMVRTLANAFEAGRIPQAWMLTGVRGVGKTTTARILARGLNYALPDDAEAGPTIRLPRLGLHCAAIMESRHIDVLEMDAASHTGIDDVRQIIDGIRYSPVSARYKVYIVDEVHMLSEKAFNAFLKTLEEPPPHAKFVFATTEIRKVPVTILSRCQRFDLRRVEAVALIAHLQKICDAEGVAAEAEALAAIARAAEGSVRDSLSLLDQAIAHGAGHVTAETVRDMLGLADRARVVDLFEAAMRGDVPATFAELRAQHEAGADPAVVLSDLAEFTHLVTRLKLAPDSARVDTSLSEVERVRGGDFADRLSVRALSRAWQILLKAIPEVQAATRPLAAAEMALVRLIYAADLPTPDEALRQIRDGGSLTLPARAPAVTQPASQAAPTQAASLQAAPALREIPASAPVAALRSQATAAAPALARSLPEAPPAETAPRPAPPPAATPRPTLVQSAPAPKPAARAESGPRLRRFEDVVALADERRDIGLKMALEREAHLVRFEDGRIEFRLAEGGRATLATDLARALEAWTGRRWVVALSKEAGEATLDARAKAAVESRHQGAASHPLVQAVLKNFPGAQIVDVRDKTPEPPALDGAPPPEADDPDL, encoded by the coding sequence ATGGACGAGACCTCCGGCACGCCCTCGATCGACGAGCCGGGTCTCCCCGGGTTCAGCGCGGCCGAGAGCCGGCAGCCCGGCCGGCAGCCGGCCCCGGCCTACCGGGTCCTGGCCCGCAAGTACCGTCCCAAGGATTTCGACGACCTGATCGGCCAGGGCGCCATGGTGCGCACCCTGGCGAACGCCTTCGAGGCCGGCCGCATCCCGCAGGCCTGGATGCTGACCGGCGTGCGCGGGGTCGGCAAGACCACCACCGCCCGCATCCTCGCCCGCGGCCTCAACTACGCCCTGCCCGACGATGCCGAGGCCGGGCCGACGATCCGTCTGCCCCGGCTCGGCCTGCACTGCGCCGCCATCATGGAATCCCGGCACATCGACGTGCTGGAGATGGACGCCGCCTCGCATACCGGCATCGACGACGTCCGCCAGATCATCGACGGCATCCGCTATTCCCCGGTGTCGGCGCGCTACAAGGTCTACATCGTCGACGAGGTCCACATGCTGTCCGAGAAGGCGTTCAACGCCTTCCTGAAGACGCTGGAGGAGCCGCCGCCGCACGCGAAGTTCGTCTTCGCCACCACCGAGATCCGCAAGGTTCCGGTCACCATCCTGTCGCGCTGCCAGCGCTTCGACCTGCGCCGGGTCGAGGCGGTGGCGCTGATCGCCCACCTGCAGAAGATCTGCGACGCCGAGGGCGTCGCGGCCGAGGCCGAGGCCCTTGCCGCCATCGCGCGGGCCGCCGAGGGCTCGGTGCGCGATTCGCTCTCCCTCCTCGACCAGGCGATCGCCCACGGCGCCGGCCACGTCACCGCCGAGACGGTGCGCGACATGCTGGGGCTGGCCGACCGCGCCCGGGTCGTCGACCTGTTCGAGGCGGCGATGCGCGGCGACGTGCCGGCGACCTTCGCGGAGCTGCGGGCCCAGCACGAGGCCGGGGCCGACCCGGCCGTCGTGCTCTCCGACCTCGCCGAGTTCACCCACCTCGTCACCCGCCTGAAGCTCGCGCCGGACTCGGCCCGCGTCGATACCTCGCTCAGCGAGGTCGAGCGCGTGCGCGGGGGCGACTTCGCCGACCGGCTCTCGGTGCGGGCGCTGTCCCGCGCCTGGCAGATCCTGCTGAAGGCGATCCCCGAGGTGCAGGCGGCGACCCGGCCGCTGGCCGCGGCCGAGATGGCCCTGGTGCGCCTGATCTACGCCGCCGACCTGCCGACCCCGGACGAGGCCCTGCGCCAGATCCGCGACGGCGGCAGCCTGACCCTCCCGGCCCGGGCGCCGGCCGTGACGCAGCCCGCCTCGCAGGCCGCGCCTACACAAGCCGCATCCTTGCAGGCCGCGCCGGCGTTGCGCGAGATTCCGGCATCCGCGCCCGTCGCGGCCCTGCGCAGCCAAGCGACTGCAGCCGCGCCGGCCCTGGCCCGCAGCCTGCCGGAGGCGCCTCCGGCCGAGACGGCTCCCCGCCCCGCGCCTCCTCCCGCGGCGACGCCGCGCCCGACCCTGGTCCAGTCCGCCCCGGCGCCGAAACCCGCCGCCAGGGCGGAATCCGGCCCGCGCCTGCGCCGGTTCGAGGACGTGGTGGCGCTGGCCGACGAGCGCCGCGACATCGGCCTGAAGATGGCGCTGGAGCGCGAGGCGCACCTCGTCCGCTTCGAGGACGGCCGGATCGAATTCCGCCTCGCCGAGGGCGGGCGGGCGACGCTCGCCACCGACCTCGCCCGCGCCCTCGAGGCCTGGACCGGCCGGCGCTGGGTGGTCGCCCTGTCGAAGGAGGCCGGCGAGGCGACGCTCGACGCCCGCGCCAAGGCCGCGGTCGAGAGCCGCCACCAGGGCGCGGCGAGCCACCCGCTGGTCCAGGCGGTGCTGAAGAACTTCCCGGGCGCCCAGATCGTCGACGTGCGCGACAAGACCCCGGAGCCGCCTGCCCTCGACGGCGCGCCGCCGCCCGAGGCCGACGATCCGGATCTGTGA
- a CDS encoding YbaB/EbfC family nucleoid-associated protein, translating into MDIMGMMKQAQAMQQKLADIQSELDGVQVTGASGGGSVSVTMTAKGDVKGLTLDPALLVPDEKEILEDLIVAALNDAKAKAERATQERMQELTKGLPLPPGMKLPF; encoded by the coding sequence ATGGACATCATGGGAATGATGAAGCAGGCCCAGGCCATGCAGCAGAAGCTGGCCGACATCCAGTCCGAGCTCGACGGCGTCCAGGTCACGGGCGCTTCCGGCGGCGGCTCCGTCTCGGTGACGATGACCGCGAAGGGCGACGTGAAGGGCCTCACCCTGGATCCCGCCCTGCTGGTGCCGGACGAGAAGGAGATCCTGGAGGATCTGATCGTCGCGGCGCTCAACGACGCCAAGGCCAAGGCCGAGCGCGCAACGCAGGAGCGGATGCAGGAGCTGACCAAGGGCCTGCCCCTGCCCCCGGGCATGAAGCTGCCGTTCTAG
- the recR gene encoding recombination mediator RecR: protein MPQAVAGPEIERLIQLLARMPGLGPRSARRAALQLIKKRETLLAPLADAMKVAADRIVVCHECGNVDTQDPCTICRDQSRDPSMLVVVEDVSDLWALERSGAVTARYHVLGGVLSALDGVRPENLNLSRLVERVSQPEMREVILALNATVDGQTTAHYVTELLTHLSIKVTRLAHGVPVGGELDYLDEGTLSAAIRQRTAF from the coding sequence ATGCCCCAGGCCGTCGCGGGCCCCGAGATCGAGCGGCTGATTCAGCTCCTGGCCCGCATGCCCGGCCTCGGGCCGCGCTCGGCCCGGCGGGCCGCCCTCCAGCTCATCAAGAAGCGCGAGACGCTGCTGGCGCCGCTCGCCGACGCCATGAAGGTCGCCGCCGACCGGATCGTGGTGTGCCACGAATGCGGTAACGTCGACACGCAGGATCCCTGCACGATCTGCCGCGACCAGAGCCGCGACCCCTCGATGCTGGTGGTGGTCGAGGACGTCTCGGATCTCTGGGCGCTGGAGCGCTCGGGCGCCGTGACGGCGCGCTACCACGTACTCGGCGGCGTGCTCTCGGCCCTCGACGGGGTACGGCCGGAGAACCTGAACCTGAGCCGCCTGGTCGAGCGGGTGAGCCAGCCTGAGATGCGCGAGGTGATCCTCGCGCTCAACGCCACGGTGGACGGCCAGACCACCGCCCACTACGTCACCGAGCTGCTCACCCACCTGTCGATCAAGGTCACGCGCCTTGCTCACGGCGTGCCGGTCGGCGGCGAGCTCGACTACCTCGACGAAGGCACGCTCTCGGCGGCGATCCGCCAGCGCACGGCGTTCTAG
- the def gene encoding peptide deformylase yields MSIRPLVILPDARLREISAPVGTITGEVRKLAADMLETMYDAPGVGLAGIQIGEPVRIVTIDTSKEKEDRKPLVLLDPEIVWSSEETRPYEEGCLSIPEYYAEVIRPDRVRVRFRTLDGETVEQEADGLLATCLQHEIDHLNGVLFIDHLSKLKRDRVMKKFAKAAKREAA; encoded by the coding sequence ATGAGCATCCGTCCCCTCGTCATCCTGCCGGACGCGCGCCTGCGCGAGATCTCGGCCCCGGTCGGCACGATCACCGGCGAGGTGCGGAAGCTCGCGGCCGACATGCTGGAGACGATGTACGACGCCCCCGGCGTCGGCCTCGCCGGCATCCAGATCGGCGAGCCGGTGCGCATCGTCACCATCGACACCTCGAAGGAGAAGGAGGACCGCAAGCCGCTGGTCCTGCTCGATCCCGAGATCGTCTGGTCGTCGGAGGAGACCCGGCCCTACGAGGAGGGCTGCCTGTCGATCCCCGAATACTACGCCGAGGTCATCCGGCCCGACCGGGTGCGGGTGCGCTTCCGTACCCTCGACGGCGAGACCGTGGAGCAGGAGGCCGACGGGCTCCTGGCCACCTGCCTCCAGCACGAGATCGACCATCTCAACGGCGTGCTGTTCATCGACCACCTGTCGAAGCTCAAGCGCGACCGGGTGATGAAGAAGTTCGCCAAGGCGGCCAAGCGCGAAGCCGCGTAA
- the fmt gene encoding methionyl-tRNA formyltransferase translates to MSLKVVFMGTPDFAVPTLAEIVGGGHEVAAVYTRAPAPAGRGMALRPSPVQALAEKFGLPVLTPKTLRTDEAAETFRSHAADVAVVVAYGMILPPAILDAPALGCLNLHASLLPRWRGAAPIQRAVMAGDEETGVAVMRMEPGLDTGPVGMVERVGITPDMTAGELHDRLMPLGADLMARALGALERGNLQFRAQSAEGVEYARKITNEEARLDWSQPAKALHDRVRGLSPFPGAYVTADLGRGPERVKVLRARLAQGQGEPGTLLDAAGTVAAGEGCLRLVTVQPAGKGAMAFEDFARGRQLAPGARLA, encoded by the coding sequence ATGTCCCTCAAAGTCGTGTTCATGGGCACCCCGGATTTCGCGGTGCCGACGCTGGCCGAGATCGTCGGCGGCGGCCACGAGGTCGCGGCGGTCTATACCCGCGCGCCGGCCCCCGCCGGCCGCGGCATGGCCCTGCGGCCCTCGCCGGTCCAGGCGCTGGCGGAGAAGTTCGGGCTCCCCGTCCTGACCCCGAAGACCCTGCGCACGGACGAGGCCGCCGAGACGTTTCGGAGTCACGCGGCCGACGTCGCCGTGGTGGTGGCCTACGGCATGATCCTGCCGCCCGCGATCCTCGACGCGCCGGCGCTCGGCTGCCTCAACCTGCACGCGTCCCTGCTGCCGCGCTGGCGCGGCGCCGCGCCGATCCAGCGCGCCGTGATGGCGGGGGACGAGGAGACCGGCGTCGCGGTGATGCGGATGGAGCCCGGCCTCGATACCGGCCCGGTCGGCATGGTCGAGCGGGTGGGTATCACCCCCGACATGACCGCCGGCGAGCTGCACGACCGGCTGATGCCGCTCGGCGCCGACCTGATGGCGCGGGCGCTCGGCGCGCTCGAGCGCGGCAACCTGCAGTTTCGGGCGCAGAGCGCCGAGGGCGTCGAGTACGCCCGCAAGATCACCAACGAGGAGGCGCGGCTCGACTGGTCGCAACCGGCGAAGGCCCTGCACGACCGGGTGCGCGGCCTGTCCCCGTTCCCGGGCGCCTACGTCACGGCCGATCTCGGCCGCGGGCCGGAGCGGGTGAAGGTGCTGCGGGCACGCCTCGCGCAAGGCCAGGGCGAGCCCGGCACGCTGCTCGACGCCGCCGGCACGGTCGCGGCCGGCGAGGGCTGTTTACGCCTCGTCACCGTGCAGCCGGCCGGCAAGGGCGCGATGGCGTTCGAGGACTTCGCCCGCGGCCGGCAGCTCGCGCCGGGCGCCCGCCTCGCCTGA
- the truA gene encoding tRNA pseudouridine(38-40) synthase TruA, protein MPRYKLVVEYDGTAFAGWQRQAADRSVQQALEEAIARFVGGPVRVHCAGRTDAGVHATHQVVHLDLDKPWRTDTVRDAANAHLRPEPVAVIAAAEVGPDFDARHSAIKRHYRYRILNRRSPPALTRGFVWHVPWALDAGSMHEAAQLMLGRHDFSAFRAAECQANSPVRTLDRLDVTREGEEIVVVTAARSFLHHQVRGMVGTLMLAGGGRLTPQGVRDVLDSRDRTRCGPLAPSGGLTLIGVDYPADLG, encoded by the coding sequence ATGCCCCGCTACAAGCTCGTCGTCGAGTATGACGGCACCGCCTTCGCCGGCTGGCAGCGGCAGGCCGCCGACCGCTCGGTGCAGCAGGCGCTGGAGGAGGCGATCGCCCGCTTCGTCGGCGGTCCGGTGCGGGTCCACTGCGCCGGGCGCACCGATGCCGGCGTGCACGCGACGCATCAGGTCGTCCATCTCGACCTCGACAAGCCGTGGCGCACCGACACGGTGCGCGACGCCGCCAACGCGCACCTCCGGCCCGAGCCGGTGGCGGTGATCGCGGCCGCCGAGGTCGGGCCGGATTTCGACGCCCGCCACTCGGCGATCAAGCGCCACTACCGCTACCGCATCCTCAACCGCCGATCCCCGCCGGCCCTGACCCGCGGCTTCGTCTGGCACGTGCCTTGGGCCCTCGATGCCGGATCGATGCACGAGGCGGCGCAGCTCATGCTCGGCCGGCACGATTTCTCCGCCTTCCGGGCGGCGGAGTGCCAGGCCAACAGCCCGGTGCGCACCCTCGACCGGCTCGACGTGACACGGGAGGGCGAGGAGATCGTGGTGGTCACCGCCGCGCGCTCGTTCCTGCACCACCAGGTCCGCGGCATGGTCGGCACGCTGATGCTCGCCGGCGGCGGAAGGTTGACGCCGCAGGGCGTGCGCGACGTGCTCGATTCCCGCGACCGCACCCGCTGCGGGCCGCTGGCGCCCTCGGGGGGCTTGACGCTGATCGGGGTGGATTATCCGGCGGATTTAGGATGA
- a CDS encoding DUF1640 domain-containing protein — protein MTAIAFDTYAMVRRLKASGFSEDQAEAITGALKDGRESDLASLATKTDLRESEVALRADLRDVETSLKADLRETEDRLEADLRESEGRLDVKITDLSKRVTDLSHRVDLGMAAGRADMRLLEQRMTVKLGALVAAGIGIMIAAFRYLPPAGH, from the coding sequence ATGACCGCCATCGCCTTCGATACGTATGCCATGGTCCGCCGGCTCAAGGCGTCCGGCTTCTCCGAGGATCAGGCCGAGGCGATCACGGGCGCGCTGAAGGATGGGCGCGAATCGGATCTGGCGTCGCTGGCGACCAAGACCGACCTGCGGGAGAGCGAGGTCGCGCTGCGGGCGGATCTGCGGGACGTCGAGACCTCGCTGAAGGCGGATCTGCGTGAGACCGAGGATCGGCTCGAGGCGGATCTGCGGGAGTCCGAAGGTCGCCTGGACGTGAAAATCACGGACCTTTCTAAGAGGGTCACGGACCTGTCTCACCGCGTGGATCTCGGCATGGCGGCGGGCCGAGCCGATATGAGGCTCTTGGAACAGCGGATGACCGTGAAGCTCGGGGCGCTGGTCGCCGCCGGCATCGGCATCATGATCGCTGCCTTCCGCTATCTGCCACCTGCCGGCCATTGA